From the Candidatus Methanosuratincola sp. genome, the window CTGCCGTCAGTGAAGCACTGCACGGTGTACTCGGGGCCCCAAACCCTCTCCTCGATCAGGAGCTTGTACTCAATGTCGTCGTACCCCTTCATGTATTCGTTGACGATGGATTCTGCGTGCTCCTTCTTGACTTTCCTTTTGTCGTCCTGGAGGTACACTTGGAAGTCCTCTATGACCTTGACGCCCTTCCCGCCTGCCTGCCTGGCGGGCTTCAGGGCGATGCTCTCCGCGTACTCCTCAATGTACGGGACAGCCTCCTCAAAGGTCTTGAACTTCTTGTACCATAGCCTGCCTGGGATCTTGTACTTCCACTGCAGGTCGCGCATGCTCGCCTTGGAGAGCTCGAGCTCCGCAACCTCCTTGCTTGCCCCTATGCAGGGTATGCCCTTGGCCTCCAGCTCGTCCGGGATACCGTGGAAGTTCGGCTCCTCTGGGCCCACGAAGACGAAGTCTGGGCTGCACCTGAGGGCCGCGCCCACCACTGCGGACGGGTCGTTTGTGTCGCCCCTGAAGTACTCTCCCCCTCCAGATGAGACGATCTTCCTGATTCCCGGGTTGATCAGCTCCGAGATGCAGTATAACTTCGGGCAGTGCGCGCTCTTCGCGAGCGACTCGGCGATCGCGTGCTCCCTGCCACCTCCGCCGACAAGAAGTATCTTCATTCACTCCACCTCCGGGTAGGCGCCGTTGAAGCATCCTGTGCAGAACTCGCTGCACTTCAGGCCTGTGGCCTCGACAAGGCCGTCTAGGCTTAGGTACTTGAAAGAGTCTGCACCTATTACCTCTGCGATCTTGTCCTCCTTGAGGTGCCTCCCTATCAGCTCGTCCTCACCGGGGACCTCGACCCCGAACGGGCAATGCGACACGATGTGGGGGCTCCCTATCCTGACGTGGATCTCCTTTGCGCCCTTCTCCTTCATCAGGTAGACTATGTTCGCCAGAGTATTTCCCCTCACTACGCTGTCGTCGATCAGGACGACCCTCTTACCCCTCACTGCCTCGCTTATGACATTCAGCTTGAGCTGGACGCCCTTGAGCCTCTCGACTTGGTTAGGCTTCATCGCGCTCCTGACCCTTCTCCCTGTGAGCTCGAACCCCTTCTCCACCGGTATTCCTGTCTCATTCGAGTATGACATCGCGAAAGGTATCGCGGTCTCTGGGACGCCTATCACCACGTCAGCGTCTGCGCACCCCTCCTGGGCAAGCCTCCTGCCTATCTCGCGCCTCACCCTGTATACGGGGACATCGTTTATGTAAGAGTCTGGCCTCGCCAGGTACACGTACTCGAATATGCAGTAGGCCTTCTTGGGGGAGCTCTGGACCCTCTCGGTCCGCGCCGACATCGGCGTGAATACCATGGCATCCCCCGGATCAATGTTCTCGGCTGGGCTTATGGGGACCCTCTCACCGATGATGTCCATGACGCAGCTCTCGGACGCAACGATCCCGCCGTCGAATCCCATCTTCCCAAGGACGAGGGGCTTTACGCCCAAGCTCCCCCTGCCTGCGATCACTTCGCCCTTCCCGTTGGCTGCTATGTAGGAGAAGCCGCCCTTGCACCTGCTGAAGTAGTCTCTGATCGCCTCGAGATCCTCTGATCCCCTCTCGAGCTCTTCGTATGCCCTCCTGAGGTTTGCCTCGTATGCGAGCTGGGCGTCCCACTTGTAGCCCTCAATGGCTGTGACTTTCCCGTCGATGCTTGCGGAAACCTTGTTGGAAACGGTAACCGGTAGGGGCTCCGCCTCCTCTGCAGGGTACGGGGAGACCCCGCCTATGAGGATGTTCCCCTTGCCGCTCACTGAGGCAAAAGCCTGCTCCACCAGCCCCTTGCCCGTGATCTTCTGCCGGCTCTCGTTGAAGATCTCCATCCCTGCGGTCTCTTGGCCCCTGTGCTGAAGTGCCATCAGGCCAAAGATCCCGAAGTTGTATGCGTTCCATCTCCTGTCGAACAGGTATATCCCGATTATTCCTGCCATTCATATTCCTCCATCATGCCTCAAGCTCGTAAACCCTTCTGCCATCCTGATTTACCCTTGACTTCACTCCGTCGGCTATCTTCTGGGCGAGCTCAGTTGGGTACTTCCCGGTCACGCAGGCCATGCACAGGTCTTCGCCTCTCATCCCCGTCGCCCTCACAAAGTCTTCAAGCGGCTGGTAGCAGACCGCGTCTGCCCCTATCTGCCTGGCTATTTCCGCTTCGTCGTGCCTGAATCCTATCAGCTCGTTGAATGTGGCCATGTCGATCCCGTAGAAGCATGGGTGAGTGATCCTCGGGAAGGTTACGAACATATAGACCTCCTCAGCGCCCCTCTCCCTGAGCTTGCTGATGATCGTCTTGGTAGTGTCGCCCCTGACTATGCTGTCCTCCACTACGATCACCTTCTTGCCCCTGAGCCCGCCGTCGGCGACGTTTATCTTCCTGTCTATCGTGACCCTCCTGTCCTCAGACTCGAGTATGAACGCCCTGTGAGTGACGA encodes:
- a CDS encoding amidophosphoribosyltransferase: MAGIIGIYLFDRRWNAYNFGIFGLMALQHRGQETAGMEIFNESRQKITGKGLVEQAFASVSGKGNILIGGVSPYPAEEAEPLPVTVSNKVSASIDGKVTAIEGYKWDAQLAYEANLRRAYEELERGSEDLEAIRDYFSRCKGGFSYIAANGKGEVIAGRGSLGVKPLVLGKMGFDGGIVASESCVMDIIGERVPISPAENIDPGDAMVFTPMSARTERVQSSPKKAYCIFEYVYLARPDSYINDVPVYRVRREIGRRLAQEGCADADVVIGVPETAIPFAMSYSNETGIPVEKGFELTGRRVRSAMKPNQVERLKGVQLKLNVISEAVRGKRVVLIDDSVVRGNTLANIVYLMKEKGAKEIHVRIGSPHIVSHCPFGVEVPGEDELIGRHLKEDKIAEVIGADSFKYLSLDGLVEATGLKCSEFCTGCFNGAYPEVE